A single genomic interval of Vanessa atalanta chromosome 12, ilVanAtal1.2, whole genome shotgun sequence harbors:
- the LOC125067691 gene encoding peritrophin-1-like isoform X1 has product MRAIVAVLFMAFAIANGADDQCPPEQEEDWTIEKLLRHEDCNKFYKCTFGKPVVMQCPADLYFNLETWQCDWQSNVDCTGRNVPDETTTSRPIPSTTTKAPTTTTSTTTTTPRPTTTTTTTPRPTTTTTTTTTTTTPRPTTTTTTTQRPTTTTTTTQRPTTTTTTTQRPTTTTTTTQRPTTTTTTTQRPTTPTTTTARPSTTTNSPYPDLNANGCPVDPHIHWLLPHERNCNQFYYCVWGKKVLRSCPSTLHFNRIIQVCDWPQNAGCTVSFSKHLDSRRDLIASL; this is encoded by the exons atGAGAG CTATAGTAGCCGTTTTATTTATGGCTTTTGCCATTGCAAATGGCGCAGATGACCAGTGTCCACCTGAACAAGAGGAAGACTGGACCATTGAAAAGCTTCTCCGGCACGAAGACTGTAATAAGTTTTACAAGTGTACTTTCGGAAAACCTGTAGTTATGCAGTGCCCAGCTGATCTGTACTTCAATTTAGAAACTTGGCAATGTGACTGGCAATCAAATGTAGACTGTACCGGCAGGAATGTGCCCGATGAAACTACAACAAGCAGGCCAATACCATCAACCACAACAAAAGCTCCAACCACAACCACATCTACTACCACAACGACACCAAGACCAACGACTACT ACAACAACGACACCAAGACCAACCACTACTACAACAACGACTACAACAACAACGACACCAAGACCAACGACTACAACAACAACGACACAAAGACCAACTACTACTACAACAACGACACAACGACCAACCACTACTACAACAACGACACAACGACCAACCACTACTACAACAACGACACAACGACCAACTACTACTACAACAACGACACAACGACCAACGACTCCTACGACAACGACAGCGAGACCATCTACAACTACGAACTCACCTTATCCTGATCTGAATGCGAATGGATGTCCAGTTGATCCCCACATTCATTGGCTACTTCCTCACGAGCGAAATtgcaatcaattttattactgtGTGTGGGGTAAGAAAGTGCTGAGAAGTTGTCCCAGTACGCTCCACTTTAACAGGATAATTCAG GTATGTGATTGGCCACAAAATGCCGGCTGTACTGTTTCCTTTAGCAAACACTTGGACAGTAGGAGAGATTTGATAGCCAGCTTGTAA
- the LOC125067691 gene encoding peritrophin-1-like isoform X2: MRAIVAVLFMAFAIANGADDQCPPEQEEDWTIEKLLRHEDCNKFYKCTFGKPVVMQCPADLYFNLETWQCDWQSNVDCTGRNVPDETTTSRPIPSTTTKAPTTTTSTTTTTPRPTTTTTTTPRPTTTTTTTTTTTTPRPTTTTTTTQRPTTTTTTTQRPTTTTTTTQRPTTTTTTTQRPTTTTTTTQRPTTPTTTTARPSTTTNSPYPDLNANGCPVDPHIHWLLPHERNCNQFYYCVWGKKVLRSCPSTLHFNRIIQVCDWPQNAGCTVSFSKHLDSRRDLIASL; encoded by the exons atGAGAG CTATAGTAGCCGTTTTATTTATGGCTTTTGCCATTGCAAATGGCGCAGATGACCAGTGTCCACCTGAACAAGAGGAAGACTGGACCATTGAAAAGCTTCTCCGGCACGAAGACTGTAATAAGTTTTACAAGTGTACTTTCGGAAAACCTGTAGTTATGCAGTGCCCAGCTGATCTGTACTTCAATTTAGAAACTTGGCAATGTGACTGGCAATCAAATGTAGACTGTACCGGCAGGAATGTGCCCGATGAAACTACAACAAGCAGGCCAATACCATCAACCACAACAAAAGCTCCAACCACAACCACATCTACTACCACAACGACACCAAGAC CAACGACTACAACAACAACGACACCAAGACCAACCACTACTACAACAACGACTACAACAACAACGACACCAAGACCAACGACTACAACAACAACGACACAAAGACCAACTACTACTACAACAACGACACAACGACCAACCACTACTACAACAACGACACAACGACCAACCACTACTACAACAACGACACAACGACCAACTACTACTACAACAACGACACAACGACCAACGACTCCTACGACAACGACAGCGAGACCATCTACAACTACGAACTCACCTTATCCTGATCTGAATGCGAATGGATGTCCAGTTGATCCCCACATTCATTGGCTACTTCCTCACGAGCGAAATtgcaatcaattttattactgtGTGTGGGGTAAGAAAGTGCTGAGAAGTTGTCCCAGTACGCTCCACTTTAACAGGATAATTCAG GTATGTGATTGGCCACAAAATGCCGGCTGTACTGTTTCCTTTAGCAAACACTTGGACAGTAGGAGAGATTTGATAGCCAGCTTGTAA
- the LOC125067691 gene encoding peritrophin-1-like isoform X3, with the protein MRAIVAVLFMAFAIANGADDQCPPEQEEDWTIEKLLRHEDCNKFYKCTFGKPVVMQCPADLYFNLETWQCDWQSNVDCTGRNVPDETTTSRPIPSTTTKAPTTTTSTTTTTPRPTTTTTTTPRPTTTTTTTTTTTTPRPTTTTTTTARPSTTTNSPYPDLNANGCPVDPHIHWLLPHERNCNQFYYCVWGKKVLRSCPSTLHFNRIIQVCDWPQNAGCTVSFSKHLDSRRDLIASL; encoded by the exons atGAGAG CTATAGTAGCCGTTTTATTTATGGCTTTTGCCATTGCAAATGGCGCAGATGACCAGTGTCCACCTGAACAAGAGGAAGACTGGACCATTGAAAAGCTTCTCCGGCACGAAGACTGTAATAAGTTTTACAAGTGTACTTTCGGAAAACCTGTAGTTATGCAGTGCCCAGCTGATCTGTACTTCAATTTAGAAACTTGGCAATGTGACTGGCAATCAAATGTAGACTGTACCGGCAGGAATGTGCCCGATGAAACTACAACAAGCAGGCCAATACCATCAACCACAACAAAAGCTCCAACCACAACCACATCTACTACCACAACGACACCAAGACCAACGACTACT ACAACAACGACACCAAGACCAACCACTACTACAACAACGACTACAACAACAACGACACCAAGACCAACGACTA CTACGACAACGACAGCGAGACCATCTACAACTACGAACTCACCTTATCCTGATCTGAATGCGAATGGATGTCCAGTTGATCCCCACATTCATTGGCTACTTCCTCACGAGCGAAATtgcaatcaattttattactgtGTGTGGGGTAAGAAAGTGCTGAGAAGTTGTCCCAGTACGCTCCACTTTAACAGGATAATTCAG GTATGTGATTGGCCACAAAATGCCGGCTGTACTGTTTCCTTTAGCAAACACTTGGACAGTAGGAGAGATTTGATAGCCAGCTTGTAA